The Blastopirellula sediminis sequence GAAATTGGAACTGGCGGTTCGCTCGTCTACGGTTGGCGAACGGCCGTAGCAAAGCTGAAACGCAAGATCGATTTGATCGCCGAGAGAATTATGTTCCTTGGTAACTCGTCCCGCGAGCGCGTCGGCTTGTTTCAGCACGAACGGGTTATTCATCATGTAGAGCGCTTGGTTCGGCGTGTTCGACGACTCGCGAACGCCGGTGATCGAGTTGGGATCGGCGAAGTCAAATGCCTCCAGGCTGCGGGGGAGTTCGTCCCGCACGATTGGCAAATAGACGCTACGGAACTTCGCGTCCTCCATGTCGAGCTGATGCGTCACGCTGCGCATGGCGTTGGCGAAGGCGTTTGGTTGATTGGGACGCGGCATGAACGGGGTGCGGAATCGTCCACCGAAACCCCCTTGGTTCATTCCGAAGCCGCCGCCTTGGCCGCGCTGGGCGTTCATGGCCGATTGGAACATCGCGCGAATGTCTTCGGGCGATCCTCCCAATGTTCCGCCGCGAACTCGGGTATAGCCAGCATCGTATACCGGACCGGCGTGCGGTCGTTCTTCGTCGAGGCTGCCGCTGATCGCCAGCATCGCGTCGCGAAGCGATTCGGCGTCCAATCTTCTTGGGTTGGCCCGCCAGAGGAGCCGATTGCTTGGATCGATTTCGTGTGCACTGGGGGAGAACGCGGAACTGATGCGATAGACGCGAGAAGTGGCGATCTCCTTTACCAGCGTTTTCACCGACCAGTTCGACTTGACGAACTCTAGCGCCAGATGATCGAGCAACTCGGGATGCGTCGGACTTTCGCCGGTCACACCGAAGTTCTCTGGCGAGCGAACAATTCCGTAGCCGAGGAGGTTCTGCCAAATCCGATTCACCATCACGCGCGAGGTCAATGGGTTGTCAGCGCTGCCGACCCACTCGGCGAACTCGCGGCGTCCGCTGCTTTCGCTGGGAATTGCAAAGCTCTCGGTGGCAAACACCTGCGGCAGACCGCGCGGGACGACGGCGCCACGCTGATCGATTTCTCCGCGGATCAGGACCGGGAGATCTCGTGCCCGTCGTTCTTCTTTGACTCCCATGCAAAAGCTGATCGGAATGCCGTTTTCGTCGACGCTTCCCAATTTGGCGGAGAGTTCCGCCAAACGGTTGGAGGTCCGAATGAGCCGCATTAGCACGTTTGCCTGGTTGTCGCCCGATCGCATATCGCGTCGTACTTCGGCGGCTTCCTCACGCAACTCCTTCATCTCGTCCTTCATCTTCTCCATCTGCACGGACGTGTATTTCGGCTTCGCGTCGTTCGGATCGTCGACCGGCAGCGGAATTAAGCTGCTGGTTCGTTGGACCTGAACTTGCCGGTAAGGCCCGTAGTCGGAGGGAGGTGCGCCGAAGAAGGTCGTCAGGTTGTTGAACATGCCGGCCAGGGCGTAGTAGTCAGCCTGGCGAAATGCGTCGAACTTGTGGTCGTGGCAACGAGCGCAGGAAACGGAAGAGCCAAGGAAGACCCGCGTCGTCGCGTCGATTTGCTCGTCCACCAGATCGGCTTGAAATTGGATGCGATTCCGCTCGTTGACGTTTTTCGGGCCAATCGCCAGAAACGTGGTCGCGACGATATTCTCCGCCGATTCTTCATCTGACTTCGCCGGAAGCAAGTCGCCTGCGAGCTGCTCGACGGCGAACTCATTGAACGGCTTGTCGGAGTTGAACGCGTCGATGACATAGTCGCGATATCGCCAGGCGTGCGGGTAGGTCATGTTCACTTCGCGACCGGTCGATTCGGCGTACCGGACGACGTCGAGCCAATGCCGACCCCAACGCTCGCCAAACTGCGGCATCTCGAGCAATCGATCGACGACTTGCTCAACCGCATCGGACGGATTCTTTTTCCAGACGTTCTCGAAATCTTGAATCTCCTCCGGCGTCGGCGGAATCCCGATCAGATCAAAGTAGAGTCTGCGCAAAACCTTTTGGGGTTCGGCGTCGGCGGCCGGCGGCAGTTCGTTGCCTTCGAGCTGCGCCAGGATGAACCGGTCGATGTCGGTAATGGCCCAGTTGGAATCTTGCGTCTGGGGAACCTCCGGCTGACGCAGCGGTTGATACGCCCAGAATTGTTCGCGGGCCTGGGCGATATCTTCGGCGGTGACGCTCGGCTGGATCTGTTCGACCTGACGTTCGCGGGGATCAGGGGCGCCCATTTCAATCCAAGCGCGAATGTCGGCGATCACTTCCGGCGCCAGCTTGCGATTCGGCGGCATCCGGAAGTCTTCGTGATTGACCGCGTTGTAGAGGAGGCTCTGTTCCAGGTCTCCAGGGACGACTGCTGGTCCGTTGTCGCCGCCGATGTGGGTCAGCTCGCGGGTATCGAGTCGCAAGCCGCCGCGGATGTTGCCCGCCTTTTCGCTGTGACAGCAGTAGCATTCTTTGACCAGCACGGGACGGATTTTCGCTTCGAAGAAGGTCAGCTGTTCCGCGGAGTATTCGCTCGCCGCGTCTTCGGCAAACGCGACGGGCGCGATCAGGAAGAGCAGGAGCCCGCCGCTGAGGAGGCTGAACAGCGATCGCGAATGTTCGTGAGTCAGGGGCATATGATCCAGACGTCTCATCTTTTCTCACTCCAAGGCAGCGGACCAGGCAATCGCGTTATTGATTACTTACCCGCAGCCAGGCGAATATGACGAAGTTTTTTTGAACAGACGAAAAAAGGGGCGTTTTACGGATCGCTGGGGTACGTTCCCTGCGTCAGCGATGCGTCGACAATGACCCGGATCTGATCGATGAGCGGTCCCCAAACGGAGACGTCGAGTCGGACGGTTCGCCGATCTTCGCTCAGGACGATCCCGTCTCCGAACGGCGATCCGTTAAGTTCCAAACCTCTTTTAAATTGCGGCACGCGTCCGCCTCGTAAAGAGAAAACACCGTCGGTAGCGCGAAGTTCTTCTTCGCGAACAATCAGGCCCAAAATCGGCTTGGTGAACGTGATGCTTCCTTGGATCCGCTTGTCCGATTCGGGGGCGGCAGCGTCTTCCTGGTCTTCGGGATTGAACTGCAGGATAAAGCTGCGGACGCGAGTTCCCGCTGGGATTTCGCCGCCGGTAAGTTGCAGTTCACGCCGATATCTCCCCGGGGCGTCGATATTGACGGAGCAGGGATGTTCCAACACGACCGGATAGCCTTCCGGAAAAACGAAGATGTTGGCGTCGCTTTCAATCCAATCAAGTCGCCGCGGCCAAGGCGGAGCGAACCGAAACGCGCCGGTCGACCTGACAATCCCGGATGCGGCCGGCCATAGTTTCTCGAAACGCTTGGGACTAAACGCAACTTTGCTGACTGCCCCCTGTGAGTTCAGCTCCAGCGATTCCCCTTCGACGAGCCGCCGCTTTTCGTCGCTTTTCCCAATCACTTCGACCTCGCCGTCAAACACGGTGACGATCGACGAGCCATCCTCATTCAGGGCGACGCCAAACGCGGTTCCCAGGTCAATGATTTCCGATTGCGGCGTTGTGACGACAAACCCTTCGGCCCCATCGGGAACTGTTGCGGTCAATAAGCCGGACAACAGATGGGTGCGTTCAACCGTTTCGATTTGGTACTGAGCCGGCCCCTCGAGCGTCACTTCCACGCCGCTATCGAATTCCAAGTGCAAAACGCCTTCCAACAGGTGAAGCTGATCGGCCGCCAGGCGATCGCCAGCGTGCAGCTCTTGTCCTGTCGCGGTACGAACATTCTCGACCAGCGTGATGGTGACGAACGAGTCGTCGACTTCCTCGACCTGGGGAGCGACGTCGTTGGACGCCTGGTGGGAATCGCCATACCAGTAAGGAATGCTCGCGATCAGCAACAAGCACGCAGCAAGCGCCAGGCAGATCGCGATAATTCTTGCGGGGCGTACAGGCTTTCTCGAGACCGGCGTCTCTAGATCCTCGGCGGAGAACTGTTGCAGCTTGATTTCCGCTTCGAGACGTTCGTCGAGATAAACGGTCTCGGCGAAGCGTCTGGCGTTCGCCGGATCGGCGTTGATCCACGTTTCGAGTTCGGCGAGCTGCTCCGGCGTGAGAGTCTCGTCGAGGTAACCATGCAGAAGGAAGTCGATGTGGGAACTCATCCGCTCGCTCCCTCCGCGGCCGCTTTCGCTTCGACGCAGTCGCGCAGTTGTTCTCGGATTCGCTGCAGCGCTTTGGCGACAGTGTTCGCCGTCATCTTCACTTTTTCGGCGATCGCGGCCGGCTTCAAATCCTGTTCGTAACGCAAGTCGCACAGCGTGCGGGCTCGACCTTGCAGCTGGGCGATGCACTCTGGCAGGAAGTCGAGCTTGGCGGCCGGAGTCTCGGATAGAAACGTTGCCTGAAGATTGGCGATCGTCTCTTCGCTGAAAACTAACCGGTCCCGTTTGCGACGTCGCAAGTAGAGACCGATCTGATTTCGCGCGACGCCGATCGCCCAGGCTTTGAACGGTTTGCTCGGCTCATAGGTTTCGAACGACTTCAAGACCGCCAGGGCGGTCTCTTGCATAACATCGTCCCGGTCGGCGCGGTCACGCACGACCGAAGCGACAAACGCCGCGACTATCGGTTGAGCCGACGTCCAAAGCCGAGTTGCGTGTAAGGTCGAATCGTCCAAATCCCCTCTCCGAAAGTGCCGCTAAAGGTAACTTATCCGCCGCCCGACGTTCGTGACGCAGAATCTTGGAAAATCGCGAGGATCGGTTCGGCTAGTTCGCAGTCGGAGTCGCTCGGTGTCGACGTAACCTGCTTGTAGATAGCGGTTTACAAGGTAGCTGGCGGACCTGTCATTCCAGTCCTGGAATTAATCGCCGCTTCCAACATTACCTTCGCCGGGTTGCCAGACCATTGCGCGGGTGAGTTTGCACCTGAGGCGACACCTGACCTGCTTCGTTCCTGCCGGTGGCATGGCTTTTGCAATTCACCGTGATCCGTGCCCGATTGGGCTTCACACCGTTCGGCTTGTTGGGATTGTCGCAAGAGCTGCGAGGTCAATTATGAATCTGTTGACCGCACTGGGCGCCGCGTTGCTATTGGGGGGACTCACCTTTTCGCTCGCCAGCGTGTTGGTGATCGCGGGGCGCTTTCTGGCTGTCGACGAAGATCCGCGGATCGGAATGGTCGACAAGATGCTTCCCCAGGCCAATTGCGGCGCTTGCGGGGTCCCTGGCTGTTCCGCTTTTGCGTCGGCGGTTGTCGCGGGAACTTTGCCGCCGGGGAAGTGCACGGTCAGCTCACCGGAAGAACTTGCCAGACTAGCTGCGTTTTTGGGTGTCGAAATTGGCGCTGAAGAACGACTGGTTGCGCGGATCGCTTGCGCGGGCGGCGTGAACGTCGCCAAGTGGAGTACCGAATACGCAGGGACCAAGTCTTGCGCCGCAGCGACGCTGGTCGGCGGCGGGGGGAAGGCCTGTTTGTACGGTTGCTTGGGGCTCGCTGACTGCGCCGTCGCTTGCGATTTTGACGCGATCGTCATGAACGAGCATAACCTGCCGGTGGTGCTGGAAGACCGCTGCACGGCGTGCGGCGATTGCGTCGCCGCCTGTCCAAAAGGGCTCTTTACGCTGCAACCAATCAGCCACCGATTGTTTGTCGCATGTGCGTCATTGGACAACGGCCGTGGCGTCCTCGACAACTGCAACGTCGGCTGCACCGGCTGTACGAAGTGTGCGAAGGATTCGGACGGGCATATCGAAATGCAGGGACATCTGCCGGTCATCCTGGGACCGGAAGGGGGACGGATGAAGTCCCCGATCGACGGCTGTCCGACCGGAGCCATCGTTTGGCTCGATCCAGAGCTTGGTCCGCAAATTGGCGAAACGGCGCTAAAGAAGAAGCGCCGCAGCGAAATGAAGGAGGAAGTCTCGTGAGTCAATTATCGTGGCCAATTTCAACCTTCTTTCGCGGCGCCGAACTTGAAGAGACCGGCCATGGGTTTGTCGAATCGCTGGTCGCGTGGGCCAAGTCTTCTCTTGGGGGCAAAGGTTTTGCGCATGGGATCCACCCGCCGGAGAACAAAGACGACACGCGCGATTTGGCGATCGAGCCGTTTCCGCTGCCAGAGTTGCTGACGATTCCGCTAGCGCAACATATCGGCAAACCATCGAAGCCGGTGGTCGGCAAAGGGGACAAAGTTACGCGCGGACAATTGATCGCTGAGCCCGACGGCTTCATGTCGGTCGCCATCCATGCTCCGGTCAGCGGCGTGATTCGAAAAATCGCCCCCGCGCCAAACATCAAAGGAAAGATGGAGCCTGCCTTCTTCCTGCAGCCCGATGAAGATGCGTCGCAAGAGATGCCGGCCCAGGAAAGATTCGACTACCAGACCGCTACGCCCGCGGAGATCATCGCCGCGATTCAGCAGGCCGGCATCGTCGGACTTGGTGGGGCGGCGTTTCCAACCCATGCGAAGATCAAGGTTCCCGAAGGGAAGTCGGCCGATACGCTGCTGATCAACGGCGCCGAGTGCGAGCCCTATTTGACGACCGATCACCGTGTCATGTTGGAGCATGCGGACGACGTGATGACCGGGATCGAGTATCTGTTGAAAGCGTGCGGCGCCAAGCAGGCGATCATCGCCGTAGAGGCGAACAAGGAGGACGCGGCGGAAACGCTGCGTGCCGCGATTCGGCCGGGACGACCGGTCACCGTCGAGGTGTTGCCGGTCAAGTATCCGCAGGGCGCCGAAAAGATGCTCGCCAAATCGGTGCTGGGACGTGAGGTTCCTGCCGGCGGTTTGCCAATCGATGTCGGTATCGTTTGCGTGAATGTCGGCACGACGGCGAACGTCGGTCGCTTGCTTCCCCATCGCCTCGGGCTTTACGAACGGGTCGTCACGGTCGGCGGACCCGGCGTGAAACGAAAGGGAAACTTCCGCATTGCGATCGGAACTACGCTGCGATTCATCCTCGAAACGGTCGGAACCGAGGAGGACATTTCGACGGTCGTCATGGGGGGACCGATGATGGGGAACGCGGCGTCGAGTTTGGACATTCCGATCACCAAAGGTTCGACCGGGGTGATCGCCATGACGCAGCAGCAGACCGGCGTGATGATCGATCGCAAGGAGTATCCCTGCATCACGTGCGGCGCCTGCGTTGACGCCTGTCCGATGTTCCTTAACCCATCGCAACTCGGGTTGCTCTCGAAGAACGGCCGCTTCGACACGATGGCGAGCGACTATCACTTGATGGCCTGTTTCGAGTGCGGCTGCTGCTCGTACGTCTGCCCCTCCAAGATTCCGTTGGTGGAACGATTCCGCGTCGCCAAAGCGGCGATTCGTAGTGGTGGAGGAAAGCGATGAAACTGCTCGAAAGGCCGCTGACGATTCGGATGTCGCCGCATATCGGTGCGGTCGCCAGCGTCGATGCGATTATGTTCAACGTCGTGCTGGCGCTGACGCCGGTGGTTGGATACGCGATTTATCTGTTCGGAATCGCGGCCATCCTGGTCATTGCGACGGCGACCTTCTCATGCGTGCTAAGCGAACATCTGCTCTGCAAAGCCAGCGGCAAAGCGACGACGATTGGGGATGGATCGGCCGTGATTACGGGGCTACTGTTCGGGCTGACTCTGCCGCCAAGCTTACCCTTGTGGATGGCGGCGGTCGGCGGCGTCATCTGTATCGCCATCGGGAAGTATATCTTTGGCGGTTTGGGCTTCAATCCGTTCAATCCGGCGCTTGTCGGTCGTGCGATCATGCAGGCCACCTTTCCCGCGCCGATGACGACCTTCTTCCCCCTCTCCGAAGATCGCTTTCATTCGATTCCTACGTCCACCTTCGCCTTCCCGTTTACGAAGCCGCTCTATGACGGCTTGTCGGGAGCGACGCCGCTGGCGGATTGGAAGTTCAACCAGACGTCGACCGCCGCTTCCGGACTACTGTGGGGAAATGTGCCTGGTTCGACGGGGGAGACATGCGCCGTTTTGATTATTCTCGGCGGGGCCTATCTGGTCGCGCGTGGGATGATGAGTTGGCGAATCCCAGTGTCGATCTTTGCGTCGGTCGCGGTTTTCTCAGGCGTTTTGCACCTGATCGACCCAGACCGGTTTGCCGGCCCGCTCTTCATGCTGCTGTCGGGCGGCCTCGTCCTTGGCGCGGTCTTCATGGCGACCGATATGGTTTCGGCGCCGATCACGCCTCGCGCTCGGATCGCCTTCGGCATTTTGATTGGCGTCCTGACGGTGACGATTCGCGTCTGGGGAGGCGCATCGGAAGGAGTGATGTACGCGATTCTAATTGGCAATGCGCTGAGCCCTCATCTGGACGGTTGGTTGCAGCCGAGGTTGTTTGGCCGCGTGCGGGAGTCGTCGACATGAGTCAGGTAGAAACGAGCCATGCAGAGAAGGTCGAAGCGGTCATCGCGGTGGAGCACGTCTCCCCAGCGGAGGAGTCGTCCGCCTCTTCGATTCTGCGCATTTACGGAGTTGTGTTGGCCGTCGGTCTAATTTGCGGATTGTTGATCGTCTCGGTGTTCGAGATTACCAAACCGATCATCGCACGCAACCGCATCAAGCTCCGCGAGTCGGCGATTCTCAACGTGATCGACGGCGCCACGGCCAGCGTCGGCTACGCCTATGACGAATCGGCGAAAAGCTTTCGGCCGGTCGAAGAAGGGGCTGACCTGTTCGCCGGTTTTGACGACGCCGGCAAGCTTGTCGGCATCGCCGTCGAGACTTCCGCAATGGGCTACCAGGATAACATTCGCATCTTGTACGGCTACGATCCCGCGACGGAAACGATCGTCGGCATGAAGGTGCTGGAGTCGCGCGAAACGCCGGGGCTGGGGGATCGGATCGAAAAGGATCCCAACTTCATCGCCAACTTCCAATCGCTTGACGTGGCGGTCGGCGGCGACGGGCTGGCGCATCCGCTCGAGTTCGTCAAAGCAGGCGGTAAAACGCAAGACTGGCAGATCGACGGCATTACGGGCGCAACGATCTCGTCTCGAGCGACCGCCACAATGCTGCGAGAGAGTACCAACGTTTGGATGCCGAGAATTCAGGCTTGCAAGTCGCAGTTTCGCCAAGAGGAGCCCTAGGTTATGTCCGCCGGAACGATGAATGACTTTACCGATGGCGTTTTCAAACGGAATCCGGTGTTCGTACAAGTGCTGGGAATGTGTCCGGTGTTGGCGGTAACCAACACGGCGATTAACTCGTTGGCGATGGGACTCGCAACCGCCGGCGTGTTGCTGGCGTCAAGCGCCGTCGTCTCGTTGATCCGCCGCATCGTGCCGAGTGAGGTGCGGATCGTCACCTTTATTTTGATCATCGCGACCTTTGTGACGATGGTCGACTACCTGATTCAAGCGATCAGTCTGGAACTGCACCGCACGCTGGGCGCGTTTATCGCGCTGATCGTGGTGAACTGTCTGATCCTGGGGCGGGCCGAAGCGTTTGCGTCGAAACACCCGGTGCAAAGGTCGATTCTCGACGCGGCCGGGATGGGGGTCGGATTCACCGTCGGGCTCCTCTGCCTGGGAAGCGTCCGCGAGATCCTTGGCGCCGGAACGTGGTTCGGCATTCCGCTGCTTGGCCAGTCGTTCGAGACCTGGACGATAATGATGTTGCCGCCGGGGGGCTTTTTTACGCTCGCCGGCTGGCTGCTGTTGTTCCAATTCCTGAAGCAAAGAAAAGCCGCAAGCCGTGAGGCGACCGCATGAACGACGAATCACTCCCGACCATCTTCATCAACGCCTGCTTGGTGAACAACTTCGTGTTGGCGTACTTCCTGGGGATCTGCCCCTTTCTGGGCGTTTCCGGAAAACGAGACACCGCGGTCCGCATGGGAGCGGCGGTGACGTTCGTGATGCTGGTCGCTTCGATGGCGGCCTATGGGATCCACGCACTGCTGACGTGGGCAAACGCCCCTTATCTGGAATTGATCGCGTTCATCGCGGTGATCGCATCGACGGTGCAACTGGTCGAGATGTTCATCAAGAAGGTGAGCCGTCCGTTATTCGAGGCGCTCGGGATTTTCCTGCCGCTGATTACAACCAACTGCGCGATCCTGGCGGTGGCCCTGTTTCAAACCAACAAGGGATACGGCTTCTTGCAGGCCTTGGTCTTCGCTCTTGGCGCCGGATTAGGCTTTACGCTGGCGCTCTTCTTGATCTCAGGGCTCCGCGAGAAGCTGGAATTGGCTGACACGCCGGAGATGGTTCGCGGGACGGTGGTGGCGCTCGTATTGGCCGGAATCCTTTCCGTTTGTTTCATGGGCTTTGCCGGACTGTTCACCTGACATGATCGAAACGCTCTTGAAGGCCGTCAGCGGCATTTCCATCGCGATCGTCGGCTTGCTGGTCGTGCAAACGCTGCTGGCCAGAACGAATCGGACTCCGGCGGGCGAAGATCCGCTGGAAGGAAGGCTTGGCTGCGGCGACTGCGGCTGCGGTTCGGCGTGCAAGAAGCGGAATTGATGCAGCCCCAATCGTCTGCCGCGAGACGAACGCCCGTTGAATGACTAAAATTTGCGGATCTTGGCGAGCGCCTTTTCCAGAATCGAAACGTCGTCGGGCGCCTTGCCTCGATCGAGTGCGCCCAACCAACGATCAAACGCCTTGTCGACGACTGCGACCCCTTCTTCCGTCAAATCGGATTCCCAGATCTCGAACGACTCGTCCGGCGTTTGCCCCTTCTTGAGCAGCTTCCGAGCGGTCAGGCCGTTGTCTTGCAGGAAGTTGACGAACGCAACAAACCAGCGTTCCGTCTCCATTCGCCCTTGGGGACTCGGATCTGCCAGCAGAAACGTTTTGATGTTGGTGACCGGTTCGTCATTGGAGCGATCTATCACGCTGGGCTCTCCTCGGGGCTGGAGCGACCGTCGTTGTACTCGTTACCTCTTCTGGAAAATCTCCGGGCTCGGCCAACGGTCATCTTGGTTCCGCACGCATTCTTCCATCGGCGGTTTGACATTCGGCCAGTTTTGCGGGCGGATGCGAGCGACGCGGCCTGGGCGGAAGCCTTCCAGGATCAGCGGAACTTCAAACTGGATTTGAATCCCACTGCTACCGAGCGGCGGGTTCTCTTCGATCTTTTCGACCGCGACAATCTTGCCGTCCATGCCGTCGTGGTCCTGCCACCAGGTTCGCAAAGTGTTTTCGGCGGCGGCCATCTTGGCGCTGATGCCCGGTTTGAAGTCGGCGTACAGAGACTCGTCCATACCGCCGAACAAGGTCGCGGTGACCGTCGCGTGGCCGAATTTGCCGTAGTTGATCGTTTCGACGCGAGCCGGCATCCAGCGGGTGTGAATGTGATGGATATGGACGCCCCTTTGGCGTTCGGTCGCGACTTTCATCGCGGCCTCGTCGAGCCAAATATCGGCGACGTGAAACTGTTGATAGAGATAGCGGGGGTGCCATCCCAGAGCGAGTTGAACGGCCTGACCGTCCAGTTGCTTGGAACCATTGGTCGGCCAGGTTCCATCGGCGACCAGGTCATTGAGTCCCAGCAACTCTCTCCCGCGCCAGATTCGGGTCGAACTGTCGATGGTGAACTTGTGCTCGCCGCCGAGTCCGTCCCCTCCCTCCGGTCTTTCCAGACTAGCGACCAATTCTCCTTCGCCGCCACGAAAGTTCACTTCCTTCAGCTTCCAGGCTTTTCCTTCTCGCAGGCAAAGACTGGGCCCGTCTTCCAGCAGGATCGCGTGGTTTTCGCGCGGCGCGGTGACGTTGTTCCCGTTTGCGTTCGGCACGGCCGAAGTCTTGGGATCGGGCGGCAAATAAAAACGCCCGTACAAAACGGTACCAATCGGAATATCTCGCAAGTCAGCCGGAGCGCCGCGATAGAAGATCTCGCCGTAGGGGAGCATCGCGAAGTGGTGAAGCTGCCCTTCATGGTAATGGCCGTCGACATGCAGACGAAGGCTGCCGCGGCGGTTGATATGATCGACGAAAACGAGCTCGCCGCGGTAGGCTTTCGCCTCTTCCAGCGGCGGGAACTGATTGTCTGGCGAAGGGCGAAATGGCTCTTCCCCGCGCAGCGTACTGACGCTTAGCAAAGTGCACACCGCCAGCACAAGCTTCGTCAGAGCGTTACGTTCGATCAGTCGTCTCATGCCAGATCCAGTTCGCTATTGCTATCGCCGAATTTTTCGGATTCCACGCCCATCTTCTGCGCCATCGTCAGCAGTAGATTGCTCATGTGGGCGTTCACGTTCACCGGACGGCTGCAGAGATGATAGTGCTTGCCCGGCTCGTTGAGCTGGTAGCCGTCAAAGTGACCTTGGTTAAGGTCAATATGCTTTCCATGTTTCAGGCCGCAGCCGGTTCCGCCGGCCAAGACAAGGGGCAAGTTGGCGTTGCCGTGTCCGTGCCCGTACGCCATGCCGCTGCCGAAGAGAGACATCGTCGTTTCGAGGAGCGGGCGACCGTTCAGGTCAGGAGTCTCGGCCAAACGAGTCAGGAAATAGCTGAACTGTTCGACGCTAAACCGATCGCTTTGCGTCAGCTTCTCCATGTGATTGGGATCGCCGTTGTGATGGCTCAGTTCGTGGCGTGATTGGGAGATCCCGAGTTCCGGAATCGGCAGCCCTTGTCCTTCGATCCCGCTGCTGAAGGTAATCACGCGAGTCGCGTCGGTCTGGAACGCCAGCACAATCAAGTCGTAGATCGTGCGGAAGTAATCGCCGGCTTGCGTTTGCGGCACTTCGCGATCGGTGCGACGACGATCTTGTTCCAGGATCTCCGGACGGGGAACGTCAAGCCAGGCGTCTGCCCGGATGGCGCGAACTTCGGTCTCGCGAACGGCGGTCAAATACTGGGCCATCCGTCCTTTGTCTTCGTCCCCCATCTTCCGCTCCAGCGAGCGAACTTCTTCCAAATTCGCGTCGAGGACGCTCTTCTTGCGACGCAACGTGCGACGCTGAGCGGCGGTGCCGTTCTTCGGCTCTTCAAAGAGGTAAGCGAAGATCTCGCTGCAACGGCTCATCCCCGGCAGACGAATGCCGTCCGCCGTCCAGGCCAGCGATTCTCCCTTGTTGGCGATCTCTAGCGAATGGAACCGCGTGAACGGTGAGGTCACTTCGGCCATCTTCTGGTCGACGGAGATCGTATTGCGATCGGTCGGACCCAGTTGACCGCCGGTGAGCCAGATCTTCTGGCAATTGTGGTGATGCCCGAGACCGCCGGGATGATGCATGCCGCTGATCGGGGTGATGACGCTGCGATGTTTTTCGAGCGGCGAAAGGGACTTCGACAGGACGTAGTTCTCGCCGGGCGTCGTGATCTGATAGTCGAGCGTGTTGACGCCGTTCGGGATATAGACGAAGGCGCTACGGCGCGGCGACTCCATCTCGGCGCCCATCGCCGGACGCATGCAGTTCAAGAGCGGGAGCGCAATGAAGCTGCCAAGTCCACGCAGGACATGGCGACGATCGATCTGCCAGGAAGGTGTCATATTCTTGCTCTTAAAGGTTGTCCGTAATTTGCTTGAATCAGCCTACCCGAGTCTTATCTCTTCTTCATCAATCCCGACAAGGCGACGGCGCGCACAATGTCTCGCAACTGATAGTTCTTCGCTTTCGCCTCGCTGACGATCGCTTGAACGTCTTCTTGATCATCTACCGTCAGCACGCGACGCAATCCGTACGAGCAAAGGTGCTCGACAATCGCCGTCAAAAACTGATCGCGGTCATCGAGCAGCAGTTGCTTGAACTCGTCCGCGTTGGCGAAAGCGCGACCGTCCGGCATTTTGCCGCTCGGATCGACCAGCGGGTCGGCGCCGGTTCCTTTCTCGACTCGTTCGTGCGTGCGCCACTGACCGATCGCGTCGAACTGGTCGAACGCCAAGCCGAGCG is a genomic window containing:
- a CDS encoding DUF1552 domain-containing protein, which produces MTPSWQIDRRHVLRGLGSFIALPLLNCMRPAMGAEMESPRRSAFVYIPNGVNTLDYQITTPGENYVLSKSLSPLEKHRSVITPISGMHHPGGLGHHHNCQKIWLTGGQLGPTDRNTISVDQKMAEVTSPFTRFHSLEIANKGESLAWTADGIRLPGMSRCSEIFAYLFEEPKNGTAAQRRTLRRKKSVLDANLEEVRSLERKMGDEDKGRMAQYLTAVRETEVRAIRADAWLDVPRPEILEQDRRRTDREVPQTQAGDYFRTIYDLIVLAFQTDATRVITFSSGIEGQGLPIPELGISQSRHELSHHNGDPNHMEKLTQSDRFSVEQFSYFLTRLAETPDLNGRPLLETTMSLFGSGMAYGHGHGNANLPLVLAGGTGCGLKHGKHIDLNQGHFDGYQLNEPGKHYHLCSRPVNVNAHMSNLLLTMAQKMGVESEKFGDSNSELDLA
- a CDS encoding FMN-binding protein, with product MSQVETSHAEKVEAVIAVEHVSPAEESSASSILRIYGVVLAVGLICGLLIVSVFEITKPIIARNRIKLRESAILNVIDGATASVGYAYDESAKSFRPVEEGADLFAGFDDAGKLVGIAVETSAMGYQDNIRILYGYDPATETIVGMKVLESRETPGLGDRIEKDPNFIANFQSLDVAVGGDGLAHPLEFVKAGGKTQDWQIDGITGATISSRATATMLRESTNVWMPRIQACKSQFRQEEP
- the rsxC gene encoding electron transport complex subunit RsxC is translated as MSQLSWPISTFFRGAELEETGHGFVESLVAWAKSSLGGKGFAHGIHPPENKDDTRDLAIEPFPLPELLTIPLAQHIGKPSKPVVGKGDKVTRGQLIAEPDGFMSVAIHAPVSGVIRKIAPAPNIKGKMEPAFFLQPDEDASQEMPAQERFDYQTATPAEIIAAIQQAGIVGLGGAAFPTHAKIKVPEGKSADTLLINGAECEPYLTTDHRVMLEHADDVMTGIEYLLKACGAKQAIIAVEANKEDAAETLRAAIRPGRPVTVEVLPVKYPQGAEKMLAKSVLGREVPAGGLPIDVGIVCVNVGTTANVGRLLPHRLGLYERVVTVGGPGVKRKGNFRIAIGTTLRFILETVGTEEDISTVVMGGPMMGNAASSLDIPITKGSTGVIAMTQQQTGVMIDRKEYPCITCGACVDACPMFLNPSQLGLLSKNGRFDTMASDYHLMACFECGCCSYVCPSKIPLVERFRVAKAAIRSGGGKR
- a CDS encoding electron transport complex protein RnfA, translating into MNDESLPTIFINACLVNNFVLAYFLGICPFLGVSGKRDTAVRMGAAVTFVMLVASMAAYGIHALLTWANAPYLELIAFIAVIASTVQLVEMFIKKVSRPLFEALGIFLPLITTNCAILAVALFQTNKGYGFLQALVFALGAGLGFTLALFLISGLREKLELADTPEMVRGTVVALVLAGILSVCFMGFAGLFT
- the rsxE gene encoding electron transport complex subunit RsxE — encoded protein: MSAGTMNDFTDGVFKRNPVFVQVLGMCPVLAVTNTAINSLAMGLATAGVLLASSAVVSLIRRIVPSEVRIVTFILIIATFVTMVDYLIQAISLELHRTLGAFIALIVVNCLILGRAEAFASKHPVQRSILDAAGMGVGFTVGLLCLGSVREILGAGTWFGIPLLGQSFETWTIMMLPPGGFFTLAGWLLLFQFLKQRKAASREATA
- a CDS encoding RnfABCDGE type electron transport complex subunit D → MKLLERPLTIRMSPHIGAVASVDAIMFNVVLALTPVVGYAIYLFGIAAILVIATATFSCVLSEHLLCKASGKATTIGDGSAVITGLLFGLTLPPSLPLWMAAVGGVICIAIGKYIFGGLGFNPFNPALVGRAIMQATFPAPMTTFFPLSEDRFHSIPTSTFAFPFTKPLYDGLSGATPLADWKFNQTSTAASGLLWGNVPGSTGETCAVLIILGGAYLVARGMMSWRIPVSIFASVAVFSGVLHLIDPDRFAGPLFMLLSGGLVLGAVFMATDMVSAPITPRARIAFGILIGVLTVTIRVWGGASEGVMYAILIGNALSPHLDGWLQPRLFGRVRESST